A stretch of Aedes aegypti strain LVP_AGWG chromosome 2, AaegL5.0 Primary Assembly, whole genome shotgun sequence DNA encodes these proteins:
- the LOC5575539 gene encoding tetratricopeptide repeat protein 25 — translation MSSQLELSWPAESQHVIFRELGTHYTRQGRYRVATTNFNKAVQANPYAVDCYYRKSVAQFRNSDLKDALQSTRDGLAVERDELDPRGEDFPCSLQECRTDFELGQFEEHVKVTSNRSKHFEGHRLNDMQAELRLAFRNYENVLGKRAGPCLYQQRNRLRMIEEDGRGRIEGPDGKKECDVVSVVETIVKEPHVKEVKRKDKNLRMLGQVYLNQGWKDLEFLSSLRKGGAWEKVVNLAEAKESSKVLSDTVDRCYDRVAAGLQSLQARTPFYTYRRNRFGSSEKSDAYLLDDMFKIRYKTYRDVHNQLDRMHELRSQGQLNQLLAYVNDVLWYYYQTKTERVFPDRYKFVNEVCNLVGLAIVESFQIPPTLMDEPLKDRLAILFNLHPTKDEDDVVVPIFGDKSTYRDPAAPDYGYIAYKNKLTVLEKRIPYSSYAIERAFLYHEMCRHHLEASKLDETRIMARRVIDEAVQSGSNLWKFLGILAIVRADCAQLSVEKLADSLDEAGEAVLALEDERLDHVIQVARIINSKLMAQKMEQRTSLEIKRTQLE, via the exons ATGTCATCCCAGCTGGAACTTTCCTGGCCAGCGGAATCGCAGCATGTCATCTTCCGAGAGCTCGGAACGCACTACACCCGTCAGGGTCGGTACCGAGTGGCTACCACCAACTTCAACAAAGCCGTCCAAGCCAATCCGTATGCCGTCGATTGCTACTACCGGAAAAGCGTGGCCCAGTTCCGTAACTCGGACCTAAAGGACGCCCTCCAGAGCACCCGGGATGGACTGGCAGTGGAACGGGACGAGCTGGATCCCCGAGGGGAGGATTTCCCGTGTTCACTGCAGGAATGTCGAACGGACTTCGAACTGGGCCAGTTCGAGGAGCATGTCAAGGTGACTTCAAACCGTAGCAAGCACTTCGAGGGCCACCGGCTGAACGATATGCAGGCGGAGTTGCGGTTGGCCTTCCGCAATTACGAAAATGTTCTGGGAAAGCGTGCTGGGCCTTGTCTGTATCAGCAGAGGAATAGGCTGAGGATGATCGAGGAAGACGGGCGAGGTAGGATTGAGGGTCCTGACGGTAAGAAGGAGTGCGATGTGGTGAGTGTAGTGGAGACGATCGTAAAGGAACCTCACGTAAAGGAGGTCAAGAGGAAGGACAAAAATTTGAGAATGCTGGGTCAAGTCTACCTGAACCAAGGTTGGAAGGACTTGGAATTTTTGAGTTCGCTGAGAAAGGGAGGAGCTTGGGAGAAGGTGGTGAATCTTGCTGAAGCGAAAGAGAGCTCAAAGGTTTTGTCGGACACGGTTGACCGGTGCTATGATCGAGTTGCAGCAGGTCTACAAAGTCTTCAAGCGAGGACTCCATTCTACACTTATCGTAGAAATCGATTCGGATCCAGTGAGAAGTCCGATGCATACTTGTTGGATGACATGTTCAAAATTCGGTACAAAACCTACAGAGACGTCCACAACCAACTGGATCGTATGCATGAGTTGCGTTCCCAAGGCCAGTTGAATCAGCTACTGGCATATGTGAACGACGTCCTGTGGTATTACTATCAGACGAAGACGGAGCGAGTGTTCCCCGATCGGTACAAGTTTGTGAACGAAGTTTGCAATCTGGTTGGGTTGGCGATCGTCGAGAGTTTCCAAATTCCGCCGACGCTGATGGACGAGCCGTTGAAGGACCGGTTGGCGATTCTGTTCAATCTGCACCCGACGAAGGATGAGGACGACGTTGTGGTGCCGATTTTCGGCGACAAGTCAACCTATCGCGATCCGGCGGCTCCGGATTACGGCTACATTGCTTACAA GAATAAACTGACCGTCCTGGAGAAACGAATTCCCTATTCGAGTTACGCAATTGAGAGAGCGTTCCTGTATCACGAGATGTGCCGGCACCATCTGGAAGCGAGCAAGCTGGACGAAACCCGTATCATGGCTCGGAGAGTCATCGATGAAGCCGTCCAAAGCGGAAGCAACTTGTGGAAGTTTTTGGGAATCTTAGCCATCGTTAGAGCCGATTGCGCACAGCTGAGTGTTGAGAAGCTGGCCGATTCACTGGATGAGGCTGGAGAGGCTGTATTGGCGCTGGAAGACGAACGACTGGATCATGTGATTCAGGTTGCGAGAATT ATCAACAGCAAGCTAATGGCCCAAAAGATGGAACAGCGGACGTCACTTGAAATCAAGCGTACACAACTAGAGTAG